A portion of the Salvelinus fontinalis isolate EN_2023a chromosome 32, ASM2944872v1, whole genome shotgun sequence genome contains these proteins:
- the LOC129831104 gene encoding relaxin-3 receptor 1-like has product MSEADFHRHELFNTTLCRYREDPSCNHSHLNFHDTSMVYDLDFPGDGSPWLRIIISVVYCTVAIIGLLGNLLVLHLLCSTRTIFKSTINFFVFNLALADLLLSLVLSFWAVDIALDYSWPFGLTMCKAVSLLTGLNVYASCFFLTAMSLTRYCSVATALKPTAPLGRKLCDSRVTTALIWAGALVFALPRALFADLNRVGMSSDTACLLRFPKGTNWLAVNHLLRLLFGFLLPYFIMILSYLLMLRFLCRHKLNGVNPRRQAHVSKSVAVVVLSFCTCWFPYNVLTLWSSLIQLDLTEISPSYYFVQTFLFPLANCLAFTSSCLNPVIYCLIRREYRKALRSLVLKSSLAIASKDCLSAVKSNEGQNRDGQLGIPLNNMESQTAQSYTKRSALPSTTLSLAPSPKSLCPLNELTWGGYH; this is encoded by the coding sequence ATGTCTGAGGCTGACTTCCATAGACATGAGCTGTTTAACACGACCCTGTGCAGATATCGTGAGGACCCGTCCTGTAACCATTCCCACCTGAACTTCCATGACACCAGCATGGTATACGATCTGGACTTCCCTGGCGATGGCTCCCCCTGGCTGCGCATCATCATCTCTGTGGTTTACTGCACCGTGGCCATCATCGGACTGCTGGGCAACCTCCTGGTGCTGCACCTTCTCTGCTCCACCCGGACCATCTTCAAGAGTACCATCAACTTCTTTGTGTTCAACCTGGCCCTGGCTGACTTGCTGCTCTCCCTGGTGCTGTCGTTCTGGGCAGTAGACATCGCCCTGGACTACAGCTGGCCTTTTGGTTTGACCATGTGCAAGGCCGTGTCCCTCCTGACAGGACTCAACGTCTACGCCAGTTGCTTCTTCCTGACCGCCATGAGCTTGACCCGCTACTGTTCGGTGGCTACAGCGCTCAAGCCCACTGCACCACTCGGCCGCAAGCTTTGTGATTCCCGGGTGACCACCGCACTTATATGGGCCGGGGCACTGGTGTTTGCTTTACCGCGAGCCCTGTTCGCCGATCTCAACAGAGTAGGCATGTCCAGTGACACTGCATGCCTGCTCAGATTCCCTAAAGGTACGAATTGGCTGGCTGTCAACCACCTCCTGAGGCTTCTGTTTGGCTTTCTGTTGCCCTACTTCATCATGATCCTCTCCTACCTACTCATGCTGCGATTCCTCTGCCGGCACAAGCTGAATGGGGTCAACCCACGGCGACAGGCTCATGTCTCCAAATCCGTGGCAGTTGTGGTGCTTTCCTTCTGTACCTGCTGGTTCCCGTATAATGTGCTAACTCTCTGGAGTTCCCTGATCCAACTGGACCTCACAGAAATCAGTCCCTCCTACTACTTTGTCCAGACCTTCCTCTTCCCCCTGGCAAACTGCCTGGCCTTTACAAGTAGCTGCCTCAACCCTGTCATCTACTGCCTCATTCGCAGGGAGTACCGCAAGGCCCTGCGTAGCCTGGTCTTGAAGTCAAGTCTGGCAATTGCTTCCAAGGACTGCCTCTCGGCAGTCAAGTCCAATGAGGGCCAGAACCGCGACGGGCAGCTGGGCATCCCGCTCAACAACATGGAGAGCCAAACGGCCCAGTCTTACACCAAGAGGTCAGCACTGCCTTCTACCACTCTATCGCTGGCTCCCAGTCCCAAGAGCCTCTGTCCTCTCAATGAGCTCACCTGGGGAGGATATCACTGA